A DNA window from Mastacembelus armatus chromosome 11, fMasArm1.2, whole genome shotgun sequence contains the following coding sequences:
- the LOC113126417 gene encoding uncharacterized protein LOC113126417, translated as MQAVEAQTGVSCRSKLFESLKLYLNNKNRLQPIIGLGSIIECMRAGTYKREILYLCEVCVCRLSKTDIWNHITGSLHRYNYIKTWYSQLVSEWKENSDLSKLARPLMDIAKLLERKEGPGEVQLLEVDDAMYQKMASYNGNDAITLINSLRDGLGEGEPEECTPLQLEHSSPQSHRIVLLSQNQQRWSEKSIKADVISFSTPTQTNKPPPLSQSSVAPPIKSEGWLKNISSSWSDKKHISPELSFRKNHLDGYTGAKPLIGLVRVIECKSENGRTYCFLCHCCRIRLNKMDIVDHLTGSSHLINYLMETHPEQVGPMMADTNNCQFLQSLAKKVEQEEGRGELKVVNAPESLCNQLTGKSYHWCINKLCNGSTHTSIQKKKIPVKGSNVDKTSVQWMSKKHAKVLSKQARRRAKRKMTKITNTVFKVSLPLTKGPVLVERTSFSKDSLPVLPGYLPSSTPLSPESQTEGCELLCEARPFTVNHADHTSVRTTPQLQQDLYSEDADTDQYIIPEGNSTVAVFHEVDGYLSKNKYFNQSEDTGTKFQKGERNYNRPHGSQEELCNNFNKELTNQGLQAQYEGPMHAVSHSQHLSYYNPSFGYGEGYTEGWYSPALQSKLDIRAEVSREEGQKEMNSGMTQHPDQQQSNVAQDCTSLMTSSVGQYGLSGESVSRLDSARINMQYHFGGFIPQSGSPALDPRAQFLETEQRQLQTYMEFTVGHAHTAPQSYMPPGMTYQAIQVGYGVRSDPNYNTVSRTTQLFSHPVSHHFGRDTSQSNAFIPHGQGVHYGTQSDLNFRANGLSGLLMSGSDEGTAPRTSAHHNFNSPYVATPYRHHVST; from the exons ATGCAGGCGGTTGAGGCACAAACAG GAGTTTCTTGCAGAAGCAAGCTGTTTGAGTCTCTGAAGTTGTACCTGAACAACAAGAACAGACTACAACCCATTATTG GTCTGGGCAGCATTATAGAATGTATGAGAGCAGGTACATACAAAAGGGAAATATTGTACCTatgtgaggtgtgtgtttgtcgaCTTAGTAAAACTGACATATGGAACCACATTACGGGAAGCCTCCATAGATACAACTACATT AAAACCTGGTACTCCCAGTTAGTGTCTGAATGGAAGGAGAACTCTGACCTGTCTAAGCTGGCCCGGCCACTGATGGACATAGCCAAATTActtgagagaaaagagggaCCTGGAGAGGTCCAG TTGTTAGAGGTTGACGACGCTATGTACCAGAAGATGGCATCATACAATGGGAATGACG CAATAACTCTGATAAATTCCTTAAGAGATGGGCTGGGGGAAGGTGAACCTGAGGAGTGTACACCCCTGCAGCTGGAGCATTCTTCTCCCCAATCACACAGGATTGTATTGCTTTCCCAAAACCAGCAGAGGTGGTCTGAGAAATCCATCAAGGCTGACGTGATATCATTTAGTACCCCCACGCAGACTAACAAGCCTCCGCCTCTGTCACAGTCATCTGTAGCGCCTCCTATCAAGTCAGAAGGCTGGCTAAAAAACATCTCATCATCATGGtcagacaaaaaacacatatcACCTGAACTCTCTTTCCGCAAAAACCATCTTGATGGCTACACAGGAGCCAAGCCTCTTATTG GTCTTGTCCGTGTGATTGAGTGTAAAAGTGAAAACGGGCGTACGTACTGTTTTTTATGCCACTGCTGCCGTATCAGATTAAACAAGATGGACATCGTTGATCACCTTACTGGCTCTTCCCATCTCATCAACTACCTG ATGGAAACTCATCCTGAGCAGGTCGGGCCAATGATGGCAGATACCAATAACTGTCAGTTTCTCCAGTCACTGGCCAAGAAGGTGGAGcaagaggaaggaagaggagagcTGAAG GTGGTAAATGCACCAGAATCCCTGTGTAATCAGCTGACTGGCAAAAGTTACCACTGGT GCATAAATAAGCTCTGTAATGGTTCGACACATACTAGcatccaaaaaaagaaaatacctgTCAAAG GGTCAAATGTGGACAAGACCTCAGTTCAATGGATGTCAAAGAAACATGCTAAAGTGCTGTCAAAACAGGCACGAAGGAGAGCAAAGAGGAAGATGACAAAAATTACTAATACAGTGTTCAAGGTGAGCCTGCCTCTTACCAAAGGTCCAGTTCTGGTGGAGAGAACATCTTTCAGCAAGGACAGCCTTCCTGTGTTACCTGGATACTTGCCTTCATCCACTCCCCTCTCACCTGAGTCTCAGACAGAGGGCTGTGAGTTGCTCTGTGAAGCTAGACCATTTACAGTTAACCATGCTGACCACACCTCAGTGCGCACAACCCCACAACTTCAGCAAGACCTCTACAGTGAAGATGCAGATACTGATCAATACATAATACCAGAAGGAAACTCGACCGTCGCTGTGTTTCATGAGGTGGATGGTTATCTCTCTAAAAATAAGTACTTCAACCAGTCTGAAGATACTGGGACAAAATTCCAAAAGGGCGAAAGGAACTACAACAGACCACATGGGTCTCAAGAAGAATTATGTAACAACTTTAATAAAGAGCTGACAAATCAAGGCTTACAGGCACAATATGAGGGGCCGATGCATGCTGTGTCCCACTCACAACACTTGTCATATTATAACCCTTCCTTTGGATATGGGGAGGGTTACACTGAAGGGTGGTACAGTCCAGCATTGCAAAGTAAGCTTGACATAAGAGCGGAGGTTTCAAGGGAAGAAGGGCAGAAAGAGATGAACTCGGGTATGACTCAACATCCTGATCAGCAGCAGTCCAATGTAGCACAAGATTGTACAAGTCTTATGACGAGCAGTGTAGGACAATATGGTTTGTCTGGTGAATCTGTTTCACGTTTGGATTCTGCTAGGATCAACATGCAATATCACTTTGGAGGTTTCATTCCTCAAAGTGGCAGCCCTGCATTAGATCCTAGAGCACAGTTTCTTGAGACTGAACAGAGACAACTGCAGACATACATGGAGTTCACAGTAGGCCATGCCCACACTGCTCCACAAAGTTATATGCCACCAGGTATGACCTATCAAGCCATCCAAGTAGGCTATGGGGTGAGGTCTGATCCCAATTACAATACAGTATCTAGGACAACCCAACTCTTTTCTCATCCAGTCAGTCATCATTTTGGTAGGGATACGTCTCAGTCAAATGCTTTTATCCCACATGGGCAAGGTGTACATTATGGAACCCAATCTGATCTTAATTTCAGAGCCAATGGTTTGTCAGGATTACTGATGTCAGGAAGTGATGAGGGA